The genomic segment GTTAGGAACATATCCTACACCAGAAATGGCAGCTCGAGCTCATGATGTTGCTGCTTTGGCACTTAGAGGCAAATCTGCTTGCCTTAACTTCGCTGATTCTGCCTGGAGGTTGCCTGTGCCAGTTTCGAAGGATTCTAAGGATATTACAAGGGCAGCAAATGAGGCAGCAGAATTATTTAGGCCTCAAGAGTTTGGTGGTCATCCGGCAAAACAACAAGATAGCAATGCAGTGCTAGAGGATTACTCAAGCGAAGTTTGCAGCGATGATTACAAAACTTTCCAAGAAAATGATGTCTTCTTCGAGGAAGCAGTGTTTGACATGCCAGCAGAATTATTTAGGCCTCAAGAGTTTGGTGGTCATCTGGCTAAACAACAAGATAGCAATACAGTGCTAGAGGATTACTCAAGCGAAGTTTGCAGCGATGATTACAAAACTTTCCAAGAAAATGATGTCTTCTTCGAGGAAGCAGTGTTTGACATGCCAGGGTTGCTCGTGGACATGGCAGAAGGTCTTCTACTCTCTCCTCCACGTTATGTAAGGAATGATGGCAACGACTTGGATCATATGGAGAATGGTTCTGATTTTTCGTTATGGAGTTATTAGGCAAACTTCTAGATTAGTACGTAGTGCCATAGCTAGCAGTTAGCTTTACATGTAAACGAATTGTTCTACATTATTTTTCCATATGTAGAgcctttattttaatatatgatgcaaatggaagaaagaCAACCCTGTCCCTTTATCCGCCGTTACGTACTCTGAAACTAAGGacaagaaacataaaataaataaccttTTATCAGATAGAAGAGCTTGGTTCAGGCACGCCCGTTTGCATATCcagtaaaagaaattttttttttttttgaattcgaaAAAACTTCACTAAAAGCATACTTTGTAAGTTTAAATAAGCAAGTAAAACCCGATAAGCATAacaattttaaatgttttctaaAACATTTGTCCCCAGTATCTACCCACCTGTAATTAGTTTCATAAGGATTTTACCCCTCTTTCCCTCTAAAAATACGCAAAAAATCTAGTTTTACCTAAAGTATCAGCGTAGCTATTGCCGATGAGACCCGACAGCAgcctctcccttttttttttttttttttcatacctttagattatttatttatttaattttatcaagatCCAAGTAAATCTTGTATATATGGAATCGgatgttatttatttgtcaagtttctttttcactttaaataaaaagtccggtggttgtttttttgttggataGAGAAAGTTGCTATCATTTtgtgattttggatttttcattaACGTGATGTGATATGATGATCCAAACCCACTTGTATGTATGTATGAATGCAATCAAGTCCTGTACGTATAGGCATTTCAAGATTGGGAATCTCAAACATTTTATTTGCCATCCAAATCATTAAAAGGGCATCTTAATTATGTCCATCATCTCTTCAAATAGCAATAATTcctctaaatttataaaaagagtgatttatttgttcttcatttattattaatgaaaaaaaaactttcaaatatctttaattctaattaaactGAGAGGTAAGCGAGaacttattttcattaataatctACCAAACTAAACATTGTTATCTATGTTAGAACAGACTTTACTTTCGTGACCACGACATCTCTTTGTCGGCTGTTGATTGGCAGAGTACCTGAGCGAAAATCCAAAATGTTTTACATAGCTTGCTAGGTCGATAAACAAGAGAGAGAACTATCAGTTCTTCGCAATGTTATTCTTCTGTCCACCTATCTCAGCGACTCGTTCTGAATTTCTTGAATGTTAAGCTTATACATCAAGAAGTTGCACTCTGCCCAATATATCAAGACATGCTCTGATGTTTAATAGCCATCGAGCCTGTCAGCTTGTTttctatatatacacacacacacacacacaatttaTCCCATGACATTAATTCCTCCGATCAAACAttttccaaaaaatttgaatttctgTAACTAGCTAGAAGAGAAAAATCCACAAAACCCTGACACGTCAAATTAACTACTCCACAACGACCAATCAGCATCAATTTCCCCATCATTCCAGTCCCCAGTATAATGTGGAGGAGAGAGTAGAAGGCCTTCTGCCATATTAGCAAGCAACCCTGGCATGTTAAATTCTGCCTCTTCGTCTATATACCCCACATTTTCAGATGGCAAATCTCTTATGTCATCATTAGTACTACAACAAACTTCACCACGGTCCTCCCTCCTGAAATCTTCCATCACTTGACCACCAAGGTCTGAAGTCCTAAACAACTCTGCTGCCTCACTTGCTGCCCTCCTGATGTCCTTAGCCTCATTTGAAATCGGCGCAGGCAACCTCCATGCCGAGTCCGCAAAATTAAGGCAAGCTGATTTTCCCCTAAATGCCAAAGCAGCTACATCATGTGCCCGGGCTGCCATTTCGGGTGTAGGATATGTGCCTAGCCAAATACGTGACTTCTTATTTGGTTCACGCAATTCGCAAACCCATTTATCGCCATTCCTCTTCCTAACACCTCTAAAGATTGGATGACGAGTCTCCTTGAATATCCTCCGCCCTGCACGCTTTTTCGGACGACTTGTTGCTAGTAAGACTTTCTCGTTCGAACTGGGCGAGTCCTGCTGAGAACCGCTACTATCGGATAGTAAAGATGATAAAGATGATTCTTGCTTGTCAGGTGAGAAGGAATTTGATCCTCCCATGACCATTGTTTAAGAACTAGTGATGTTTGTATAGGGTTTATGGGTCCTCTTTAAACTTTTGGGCACGGATAATGAATGACTTGTGAGGGTGTTGAGATTCCGGCTTGCTCTTTTTTAACTAACGGAAGTGAGATTGTGTGCTGCTATATATGCTTAGGATCTTTGTGGATGAGGATACGAGGTGAACACGAACACGGGATCAGTTCACACTTTGACTCGTCTTGGTGGGTCCTATTTTACTTAGCTGAGCAGATAATGTGTTAACCACGTGTGTCATGTGGGGTCGTATGCCTCCTCGACGACGAAGTAACATTTCCTTGAACTTCTTCAACAACGGCACGTGTTTGATGACTTGTTTCACTGCTGAAGCCCCACGTGTCCTTTTTTAATATCTTATCCGTTGATGTTTCCTTTCTCCCTGTGGTGACCAGttccttcttttaatttcatgcattcAAAAGGGTGTCGTCAAATGTTTGTGGGCCTTCACTTCTATTAGTTCACACTACGTGTTCTCACTCGTTATGCCGcgagtcaaattaatttaatgcattggttatttagttataattattagagatgttaatatattttctagtaaaaacaattgaaatatATGTTTGTTGATTTACAATGACatgattgatttgatatttttaaaagttactcacaaatgctaaaaatattatttaaatgaaaaaattttaaaataatacttttcaaacaaatattaagaagacataattaaattaacttaagttaactttagttttaatataaagatatcAATTTTAGTATTtacaatgacataattaaacatttttattttaatataaagatattaatatattaaatcgactttagttttattatttgatctattaaatttatgattcgaATGATGGAATATACCaggtttaaaatattattttttaaaactgtgatacttataaaaataaattcaaaatcaaataaatattaaataaaaaaagatgaaaatgtgCCCTCATTCACTATCACCATGAACAATAAAAGAGCTGTGTTATCGCacgaagttttttaaaatatattagataatgTTAAACGTACATGAGTAcattaagaaaaggaaagaaaaaaacttgcaaGGCTACCAAGTACCACCCCTTCTTATCCCTTGCATTAATAAACGAGGGCTGCTGATAAACGACAGTGATGGCTGAATTTTAATACCATTAGTCGAAGACAAGGACTCCGCCTCGACCAGCGATATTGTTCCTTCTAGGTTGTTGTTAGTCTTCACAATGGAGTGTGTGTGGACTCTGCGTCTGCCCAGTGTGGCCATCGTACGTGCTGGAGTCTTGAAGATTGAAACCAGCTACGTGCATGAGTTTCAACGGGGTTAACACTTGTTCCAATTACACTCtcaaattacaattacaaattaaatttactaTAAGGCTTTTCACAGTCACAATccacgtattttttttttcaaatttcattctcaATTTCCTTTTCAATCACAAACTCTTATGaccaaattaataatcaatttctgaaatttaaagaaagaaaaaattcaacaaagagaTAAAAGtgtaaaacaaattgaaattttatttttagtctcaaaaaatctttgtttattgtttagTGTTGAGGtgtgagaaagagagaagacaGAAAATCGACAAATAAATATGATTGCCATTTCAATTTTCAAGTACCAAAAGGCTCTTGTTTCTTCAATCTCTAACTACAACTTGAGGATCAGCACAGGGACACTGCCCTTAGAATTAGATGCTTATGCTTCAATATATTAGTTATTCCACTACCCTCCtttacaaaatacaattaaTGGCTCGCCTCCTTTGCCGGATGTTCCTTTTAATTTGTGATTCCTTTTGATTGTATTCgttttatttaatcttgaaattaaGCTTTCGTTTATGGTGTTCACTCCAAAGATTTCCAGGCAACCATGAATAAGCTCAATCGTACTTACATCACGAGGTACGAGGTACGTAAGTGATTACAATTCGATGCATTAATTCagattgatttaattatatattattttttaaatgatatgaaATCAGGCTAGAAAAATCTAATAAGTTAGaagatttaaaaattcatgggtttaatcaaatttaatgatGTTATTAAGTGaactaaacatttattttttaatgttgaatagCGCTGGCATTTTCTAGTCCagttttattttacatgatatGAGAATTTGAGAATGATATACAATTATAAGACCCGAATTAtctaatactatttttattttatttcacattaacATTAATTCAGCCACTCATTTCCAGGTGGATAAATAATGACGTAACCAAGGGCTGAGACATGGGGAGCCCGGGTTCCTGAGAAAATGTAGATTTTTCTAGGGATGTATATGTATTTTACATTTgtaactcttaaaaaaaataaaacataaaatttaaatcttgacTCCTCGCTCCGCCGTAGTTAACAAGAATCTGGAAAGCTCGTAGAAATCACCAAGGAAAGTGGAAGGAAACAT from the Populus nigra chromosome 1, ddPopNigr1.1, whole genome shotgun sequence genome contains:
- the LOC133704438 gene encoding dehydration-responsive element-binding protein 1E-like yields the protein MVMGGSNSFSPDKQESSLSSLLSDSSGSQQDSPSSNEKVLLATSRPKKRAGRRIFKETRHPIFRGVRKRNGDKWVCELREPNKKSRIWLGTYPTPEMAARAHDVAALAFRGKSACLNFADSAWRLPAPISNEAKDIRRAASEAAELFRTSDLGGQVMEDFRREDRGEVCCSTNDDIRDLPSENVGYIDEEAEFNMPGLLANMAEGLLLSPPHYTGDWNDGEIDADWSLWSS
- the LOC133704068 gene encoding dehydration-responsive element-binding protein 1D-like; protein product: MDNFCQFSDQHPLRSNSMPNDRQEASSFSDSSTSRRVVHSDEEVLLATSFPKKRAGRRIFRETRHPVFRGVRKRNGNKWVCEMREPNKKSRIWLGTYPTPEMAARAHDVAALALRGKSACLNFADSAWRLPVPVSKDSKDITRAANEAAELFRPQEFGGHPAKQQDSNAVLEDYSSEVCSDDYKTFQENDVFFEEAVFDMPAELFRPQEFGGHLAKQQDSNTVLEDYSSEVCSDDYKTFQENDVFFEEAVFDMPGLLVDMAEGLLLSPPRYVRNDGNDLDHMENGSDFSLWSY